From a region of the Balaenoptera ricei isolate mBalRic1 chromosome 11, mBalRic1.hap2, whole genome shotgun sequence genome:
- the TTC21A gene encoding tetratricopeptide repeat protein 21A isoform X5, with protein MSSNDSSLMAGIIYYSQEKYFRHVQQAAAVGLEKFSNDPVLQFFKAYGVLREERIQDAISSLESIQNHPDVSLCSVMALIYAHKCCETIDREAIQELESSLKEIRKTASGTALYYAGLFLWLMGRHDKAKEYIDRTLKVSSSSREGYVLRGWVDLSSDKPHTVKKSIKYLEHGIQDTKDVLGLMGKATYFMMLQNYSGALEVVNQITIAWGSFLPALVLKMRLFLARQDWERTVETGHRILEKDESNIDACQILAVHELAREGNITTAAKHVRNLIKALETREPQNPSLHLKKILVVGRLSGRHQAILRLVCSFLERTFMATSSYAHVATELGYLFILQDQVKEASLWYSEAMKLDESSMAALTGVIWCQILDGHLEEAEHQLEFLKEVQQSLGKSEVLVFLQALLASKKHKGEQEAAALLKEAAELHFSSMQALPLSSEYFERLDPLFLVCIAKEYLVFCPKQPRSPGQIVSPLLKQVSVILNPVVKAAPALIDPLYVMAQVKYLSGELENAQGTLQRCLEQDPTSVDAYLLMSQTYLAQGNFAMCSHCLELGVSYNFQVRDHPLYHFIKARALNKSGDYPEAIKALKMIIKLPILKMEESKKFHGPSVRPSERVSILLELADALRMNGELHEATKVMQDTINEFSGTPEEIRITIANVDLALSKGNVDLALSILRNITPKQPCYTEAKEKMASIYLQTRKDVHLYIGCYRELCEHLPGPHTSLLLGDAFMNIQEVSEGLMTSPSGPLPPKTYFSSEREERDCGPFPHQPEKALEVYDEAYRKNPHDASLISRIGQAYVKTHQYTKAINYYEAAQKISGQDFLCCDLAELLLKLKKFNKAEKVLKQALAHDFVKDIPSMMNDVKCLLLLAKVYKSHKKEDVMDTLNKAMDLQSRILKRVPLEQPEMIPSQKQLAASICIHFGEYYLAEKEYAKAVQSYKDALSYSPIDNKVVLELARLYLLQGHLDLCEQHCAILLQTEKNHETASVMMADLMFRKQKYEAAINLYHQVLEEAPDNFPVLNKLIDLLRRSGKLEDAPAFFELAKKVSSRVPLEPGFNYCRGIYCWHVGQPNEALKFLNKARKDSTWGQSATYYMVQICLNPDNEIVGGEAFENLVTESKKELEQHGVRTAEKLLREFYPHSAWGQTQLRLLQSLCLLATREKANMEAALGTFIEMAQAEKDSIPALLAVAQAYSLLKQVPKARTQLKRLAKAPWTLAEAEDLEKSWLLLADIYCQGGKFDLASELLRRCMQYNKRL; from the exons ATGAGCAGCAATGACTCCTCCCTTATG GCTGGGATCATTTATTACAGCCAAGAAAAGTACTTCCGCCATGTGCAGCAGGCCGCGGCCGTGGGCCTGGAAAAATTCAGCAATGACCCAGTGCTGCAGTTCTTTAAAGCCTATGGAGTCCTCAGGGAAG AGCGCATCCAGGATGCCATCAGCAGCCTAGAGAGCATCCAGAATCACCCAGACGTGTCCCTGTGCTCCGTCATGGCTCTCATTTATGCTCACAAGTGCTGTGAAACCATCG ACCGAGAAGCAATTCAGGAACTTGAGAGCAGCCTGAAGGAAATCCGCAAGACAGCCAGCGGGACTGCCCTGTACTATGCCGGCCTCTTCCTCTGGCTCATGGGCCGCCATGACAAGGCCAAGGAGTACATTGACCGCACGTTGAAggtctccagcagctccagagaG GGCTACGTGCTCAGAGGCTGGGTGGACCTCAGCTCAGACAAACCCCACACGGTGAAGAAGTCCATCAAGTACCTGGAGCATGGCATTCAGGACACCAAAGATGTTCTGGGGCTGATGGGAAAG GCAACGTACTTCATGATGCTGCAGAACTACTCGGGGGCCCTGGAGGTGGTGAACCAGATCACCATAGCCTGGGGCAGTTTCCTGCCGGCCTTGGTCCTAAAGATGCGGCTGTTCTTGGCTCGGCAGGACTGGGAGCGGACGGTAGAAACGGGACACAG AATCCTAGAAAAAGATGAAAGCAATATTGATGCCTGCCAAATTCTAGCTGTGCATGAGCTTGCAAGAGAAGGAAACATAACCACA GCTGCCAAGCATGTTAGAAATCTGATTAAGGCGCTGGAAACAAGAGAGCCCCAAAATCCAAGCCtccatcttaaaaaaattcttgtggTGGGCAGACTG TCTGGGAGGCACCAGGCGATTCTGCGGCTGGTGTGTAGCTTCCTCGAGCGAACCTTCATGGCCACATCCTCCTACGCCCACGTGGCCACAGAGCTGGGCTACCTCTTCATCCTGCAGGATCAAGTGAAGGAGGCATCTCTGTGGTACTCGGAGGCCATGAAACTGGACGAGAGCAGCATGGCTGCCTTGACTG GGGTCATCTGGTGCCAGATCTTAGACGGCCACCTGGAAGAGGCTGAGCACCAGCTGGAATTCCTGAAGGAGGTGCAGCAGTCCCTTGGGAAGTCCGAG GTGCTGGTTTTCCTCCAAGCCCTCCTGGCTTCCAAGAAGCACAAGGGGGAGCAGGAGGCCGCAGCACTGCTGAAGGAAGCGGCCGAGCTGCACTTCTCCAGCATGCAGGCCCTCCCCCTGAGCTCTGAGTACTTCGAAAGGCTTGACCCCCTCTTCCTGGTCTGCATCGCCAAGGAGTACTTGGTCTTCTGCCCCAAGCAG CCCCGGTCGCCAGGCCAGATCGTGTCTCCACTTCTTAAACAAGTCTCTGTGATCCTGAATCCTGTAGTCAAGGCAGCACCAGCCCTGATCGACCCGCTGTATGTGATGGCCCAGGTCAAGTATCTCTCAG gAGAGTTAGAGAATGCCCAGGGCACCCTGCAGCGTTGCCTGGAGCAGGACCCCACCTCCGTGGACGCCTACCTCCTCATGTCTCAGACCTACCTGGCTCAGGGCAACTTTGCCATGTGCTCCCACTGCCTGGAGCTGGGCGTCAGCTACAACTTCCAG GTCCGAGACCACCCCCTCTACCACTTCATCAAGGCCAGGGCCCTCAACAAGTCTGGAGACTACCCAGAAGCCATAAAGGCACTGAAGATGATCATAAAATTACCAattctgaagatggaagaaagcaAGAAGTTCCATGGGCCCTCTGTGCGGCCCAGCGAGCGGGTATCCATCTTACTGGAATTGGCAGATGCCCTCCGGATGAATGGGGAGCTG CACGAGGCCACTAAGGTCATGCAGGACACCATCAACGAGTTCAGCGGCACGCCGGAGGAGATCCGCATCACCATCGCCAACGTGGATTTGGCCCTGAGCAAGGGGAACGTGGACCTGGCACTGAGCATTCTGAGGAACATCACGCCCAAGCAGCCCTGCTACACGGAGGCCAAGGAGAAGATGGCCAGCATCTACCTGCAGACCCGCAAGGATGTCCACCTCTACATCGGGTGCTACCG GGAGCTCTGTGAACATCTGCCTGGCCCTCACACCAGCCTGCTACTGGGTGATGCTTTCATGAACATTCAGGAGGTGAGTGAAGGTCTCATGACCTCACCAAGtggccccctcccccccaaaacttACTTCTCCagtgagagggaagagagagactgCGGACCCTTTCCCCACCAGCCTGAGAAGGCCCTCGAGGTCTACGACGAGGCCTACAGAAAGAATCCACACGACGCATCCCTGATCAGCAGGATTGGGCAAGCTTATGTGAAGACCCACCAGTACACCAAG GCGATTAATTATTATGAGGCCGCCCAGAAGATTAGTGGACAGGACTTTTTGTGCTGCGATCTGGCTGAACTGCTCCTGAAGTTAAAGAAGTTCAACAAAGCAGAAAAAGTTTTGAAGCAGGCACTGGCTCATGACTTTG TCAAAGACATTCCATCCATGATGAATGATGTCAAGTGCTTGCTTTTGCTGGCAAAGGTTTAcaagagccataaaaaagaagatgtgatggACACTTTGAACAAG GCCATGGACCTCCAGTCTCGGATCCTGAAGCGTGTTCCCCTGGAGCAACCAGAAATGATCCCCTCCCAGAAGCAACTGGCAGCCTCCATCTGCATCCACTTTGGGGAGTACTACCTGGCAGAGAAGGAGTATGCCAAGGCAGTGCAGTCTTACAAAGATGCCCTCTCCTACTCACCCATTGACAATAAG GTGGTGCTGGAGCTGGCACGGCTCTACCTGCTGCAGGGCCACCTGGACTTGTGCGAGCAGCACTGCGCCATCCTCCTGCAGACGGAGAAGAACCATGAGACAGCCTCCGTG ATGATGGCTGACCTGatgtttagaaaacagaaatacgAAGCTGCCATCAACCTCTACCACCAAGTCCTAGAGGAAGCGCCAG ACAATTTTCCTGTGTTGAACAAACTAATCGATCTGCTACGAAGAAGTGGCAAACTTGAGGACGCCCCTGCCTTCTTTGAATTAGCCAAGAAGGTGTCCAGCCGGGTGCCTTTGGAGCCAGGGTTCAACTACTGCAGAGGCATCTACTGCTG GCACGTAGGGCAACCCAACGAAGCCCTGAAGTTCCTAAACAAAGCGCGCAAGGACAGCACTTGGGGCCAGAGCGCCACGTACTACATGGTGCAAATCTGTCTGAACCCAGACAATGAGATCGTGGGTGGAGAGGCTTTCGAGAACCTGGTGACTGAGAGCAA GAAGGAGTTGGAGCAGCACGGCGTGCGCACTGCTGAGAAGCTGCTGCGGGAGTTCTACCCGCACTCGGCCTGGGGCCAGACCCAGCTGCGGCTGCTGCAGAGCCTGTGCCTGCTGGCCACCAGGGAGAAGGCTAACATGGAGGCGGCGCTGGGCACCTTCATTGAGATGGCCCAGGCCGAG AAGGACAGCATTCCCGCCCTGCTGGCCGTGGCACAGGCCTACTCGCTGCTGAAGCAGGTCCCCAAAGCACGCACGCAGCTGAAGCGTCTGGCCAAGGCCCCATGGACGCTGGCCGAGGCCGAGGACCTGGAGAAGAGCTGGCTCCTGCTGGCCGACATCTACTGCCAGGGAGGCAAGTTCGACCTGGCCTCGGAGCTGCTGCGGCGCTGCATGCAGTACAACAAG AGGCTCTGA